The segment GATCTTGAAAAGTTGGACTTGATTGAAATCAGGGATGCAGCATAGGAAGCGAAAAGCATGCCTGCATTCAAGAAAGTAGTGTACGCCGGAACCTTCGATAGGCTTCATGAGGGGCATAAAAGGCTCATCCGGAAAGCATTCGAGCTTGGAAACCAAGTTGGAATCGGACTAAGCAGTGACGAAATGGCCACAAGAACCAGACCCGGAGAGAATATTCTACCGTACGAAGATAGAAAACAAGCTCTGATGAATTTCATCAGACAGGAAGGGGATGCAGAGCGATGCCAAATATTCAAAATCAAGACAGTCATCGGAGGGGGCGACAGAATGGAGGATTTGGAAGCACTCCTGGTAAGTGACGAAATCAAGGTAGTTGAGAATGCATTCAGAATCAATAGAATGCGAATTGAAAATGGGCTCAAGAGATTTGCGATTATCATTATTCCAAGAGTTTTGACTAAAGACAAAGAACCAGTCTCCTCCTCGCGAAAACGTCTTGGCGAAAGCTTCGAAGACAAGGAGCTCATCTACTGAAAGGAGAGGTTCAGTTTGGGAAAGGATGAATTGCACTCAGCATATGGTGGAGAGGGTTGGTCACAAAGGGAGAAAACACATAGGGAAGAAATTGGTGAAATATGGGCGCAATGTGGCATCGATACAGAGTGGAGAAGGCTGAGAAGTGTTCTGTTTCATAAGCCAGGAGAAGAATTGAGGGTTGATGAACCAGAATCATTCCAGATGCTCGATCATATAGATCTGAATCAGGCTCAACAGGAATATGAGAATCTGATTGATACTTATGAGGAACAACACGTCGAGGTGCATCTAGTCGAACCAAACTCAAAACCCCCACCTAATCTAATGTTTATGGCAGACCTATTTTTCATGACTCCCGAAGGAGCAATACTTGCAAGGCCTGCAAGCACTGTTAGGGCCGGAGAGGAACGGATAGTCCAGCAGAAGCTGGCCAATATGGGAGTTCCTGTAATTGGAAGCTTCCGTTCTAGTGGAACCTTCGAAGGAGCTGATGCGGCATGGCTGAATCAGACTACTGTGCTAGTGGCTGATGGCCTTCGAACCAATGTGGACGGTGCTGAACAGTTGAAGCGAGTTCTTGAGAGAATGGATGTTGAGGTAATTAGAGTGGGGCTTCCTGTTGGCTCTATGCATCTCATGGGTGTCTTACGATTCCTCAATAAGGAGAAGACAGTTGTTTGGCCTGGTCGCACTCCATACCGTGCAGTTCAAGCTTTGCGAAACAACGGCTATGAGGTGTTGTTTGCACCGGACCTAGAGGAAGCGAAGAAGGGTTTAGCACTCAATTTCGTTACACTTCATTCAGACAAGATTTTGATGCCGGGGGGAAATCCTGTAACTCAGGGATTCCTAGAAGAGGAGGGTGTAGAATGTATTACAGTAAGCATACCCGAACTCAGCAAGGCTGCTGGTGGAATCGGTTGCATGTCAGGAATTGTTCAACGGAAAATGGAATGAAGAGCGGAGGAAAAACCGTCATCTTTGAGAAATTCCTTGAGATATCGTTGGGGGTTCAGGGAAGAACCGATTGACGATTTCCTCCATTACGATTGACTGAATCGACGAAATAAATATCGGTGTATCACCTGCGAAATGCTGGGTTTCGATTTCACCTTTCTACTATCTTGCGGTATCTCTAGTGTTAATAGACCGCGAAAGAATCGGTTATAAATCTGATAAGTGATTCGTGGTGAGAAAAATCGATCGAAGTCTTGTAGTTCTGTGCAGCATCACCCTCGGTCTTGGCGTTGTCATTCCATGGATGTCTCTCAATATGTTATATTATCATTCTGGGAGAAACCAAGTCGAGGAAAACACATTGGCCAATACACCTTTCGCCGATGTTGCCTCAAACGAATCCAAGGTTATTATTGAGGGCGAACTCGCCAGAGTGCTTGGAAGTCATTCATTATATCGAACGGAACATGGCCTTGGACTACCAGAGGAAGCCATAACTCAAGACTCTGCCTTCAACAAATCCGTGGAATTTCTTAAAGAGACAAGACCAGGAATTCTTAATTGGTCGCTACAATCTACCGCTGAAGAAACCAGTTCATTTCGATTCACTTTCGTTCAGAGAGATTTCAGGGCATTCGTAGTCGTCAATAGATTCACCGGCAGAATCACAGACTATGAATGTAGATATCTGCAGATATTTGATCCGGTCAGGTTGTCGAAGGAGGAAGGTGAACAAATCGTATTGGATTTCCTGCAAAAGCAGCGCTATTACCTTCCACCAAATGCGAGTTACACGGGAGATATAGGGTACGACTGTGGGAGATACAAGCGCTTCATATTCCAGCAATACTTAGGCTCGATGAGAATAGAAAGCAGCAGAATCGTTATTGCAGTTTCTTCATTCTCGAAAAGAGTCTCTGATTTCGAATACCACTGGTTTGAAACTAAGGAGGTTTCAATGTCTGGGATTCGTGACAAGAACTCAGTCATGGCTTCTACTGCCCTTTACTTCATTGGAGAGCCAAATACTCTCCCAGAAGGGCAACTTGATTCAATCCATTTCACAAGTGCAGAACTCGCATTAGCAGAAGTAGAACGAAAAGACAACAGAACGATCTATAGACTTACATGGTTTCTTGGA is part of the Candidatus Thorarchaeota archaeon genome and harbors:
- a CDS encoding pantetheine-phosphate adenylyltransferase, coding for MPAFKKVVYAGTFDRLHEGHKRLIRKAFELGNQVGIGLSSDEMATRTRPGENILPYEDRKQALMNFIRQEGDAERCQIFKIKTVIGGGDRMEDLEALLVSDEIKVVENAFRINRMRIENGLKRFAIIIIPRVLTKDKEPVSSSRKRLGESFEDKELIY
- a CDS encoding amidinotransferase; amino-acid sequence: MGKDELHSAYGGEGWSQREKTHREEIGEIWAQCGIDTEWRRLRSVLFHKPGEELRVDEPESFQMLDHIDLNQAQQEYENLIDTYEEQHVEVHLVEPNSKPPPNLMFMADLFFMTPEGAILARPASTVRAGEERIVQQKLANMGVPVIGSFRSSGTFEGADAAWLNQTTVLVADGLRTNVDGAEQLKRVLERMDVEVIRVGLPVGSMHLMGVLRFLNKEKTVVWPGRTPYRAVQALRNNGYEVLFAPDLEEAKKGLALNFVTLHSDKILMPGGNPVTQGFLEEEGVECITVSIPELSKAAGGIGCMSGIVQRKME